Sequence from the Thermocoleostomius sinensis A174 genome:
TGGGATCGGCGCAACTGCTTGATGAAAGCCTCAAATCTCAAATCGAGCCTAGCAAACTCAAGAATCTCTATCGTATTCAGTCTTCTGCCAAGATGATGACGCAGCTACTCAGCGATATTCTCACCCTGGCGCGGGCCGATGCTGGCAAGTTAGAGTATCGACCCGAATGGGTGGAGGTGCAAACGTTTTGTCTCAATTTGGTCGAAGATTTTCAGCTTGTTGGGGAACCGAAACGATCGATCGCCTTTCAACAGCAGGGGACTTGCACTCATGCCTATGTAGATGAGAAGTTGCTGTACTCTATCCTCAGCAATTTACTGTCCAATGCGATCAAATTTTCTCCGGCTCACAGCCCGGTACAATTGACGCTCCGGTGCGAACCAGAGGCGGTTACGTTTCAGGTGCAAGATCAAGGCATTGGCATCGCCACCGAGGAACAAGGTCACATTTATGACTTGTTTACCCGTGGGCAAAATGCCCGAGACGTATTGGGAACGGGGCTTGGATTAGCTGTGGTCAAACGCTGTGTTGAACTGCATGGAGGGGACATCAGGGTAGAAAGTCAGATCAACGTGGGCACAACCTTTACGGTGAAACTGCCTCAGCCTGCTCCCCCTGAAACAAAATCAGGCGTTGCTGAACAGAAGCATGATTCTCGTGCTGGAGCTTCTCGCATCCCTCACCCTAGCCCTCTCTCAAAGGAGCGGGAACAAGAGTCCTAGCTTCTCCCTCGGGAGCAGCGTTGGAGATGAGGGCAATTCCTATCTGCGTTCAGCAACGCCCGGACTCATAAATATATCAAGGTTAAATATACAAGGTTAGAGATTTATGAAGCCGTTGCCACAGGTTCCATGCCAATTTTGGCTAACAACCGATCGACGTTGAAATAGTCAGCCATCATCTGGCGAACGGTTTGCACTTTGATTGGTTCGTGAAGCCGTACTTGCCCAAAGGTGCGATCGATAATTTCTACGGTGGTGAGAGTATCTAAATCTACTGATAGGATTGGAATTTCCAAATCTTCAGCACGGCTTAAAACCGCCGAGTTTGGAGTCAGTCGCCCCGTCAAAATTAAGCACTGGGTCGATGTTTCAAGGGCCGCCAGTTGAATGTCGGTGCGATCGCCGCCCGTGACCACCGCCATATTGTGGCCTTTCCGCAGGTACTCTAGCGCTGAGTTGACGTTCATTGCTCCAATTTTCAGGCTTTGCACCATCAGATCTAGCCGATCGGGTCGGCAGACCACCTCCGCATTGAGTTGATGTACCAATTCCGCCACGCTGACACTGCGCAAAATATCGTTGTAGGGCAAAACCCCCAATACTTCAATCTCGTGCCTTTCTAGGAAGGGTTTGATGTACGAATCTATCGTTTCTAGATGGGTAGGTGGCACATCGTTAATTAGTACTCCTACCAACCGATCGCCCAACTGCTGCTTCGCAGACAACAGCGACTCTACTACCAAACTCGACCGAAACCGCGCCACCAGCACAACCGAGGCATCGATCGCCTCCGTCATCTGCAACAGGGATAAGTTGAAGAGGCGCCCTTCTTCTAGCGTCCCTGCCCCCTCTAGCAACACTAGATCGCCCGTTGAAGTATGCAAACTCTCTTGAAGCTGGTGGTAATAATTAACGTGATCGATTCCACTCAACCGTCGGGTAATAGTTGCTTCGTCCAAGGACAACAGCGTAGGCAACACCTGCTGCTTTGGTAAGCCGAGCGTTTGTGCAATGAATCGAACATCCTCGTCAATATTGTCTGTTTTCGACTCACTCAGACAGGTTCCGATTGGTTTGCCATAGGAAATTGACAGCCCTTTTTCCTTAAGCTGATGTGCCAACCCCAGGATGACGGCGGATTTACCACTGTAGGCTTCCGATGAGCCAATTAACAGATGCTTTGCGGACTTTGGCACACCTTCACTCCTAAACTGAACGCTGTTATGCTGAACTCAACATCATTAAGCTTCGTTCTGTGCATTTCTATCATTTTAGTGATGTGGTTTCACTGATCTTTACCAAAGTTTTACAAGTTTTTATAAAATCTCATTGATTGCGTTCGATCGGGGGCGATGGCCAGTTAAAGCGGGTTGCTCTCCACTCCGCAGCGCCGGGGACGACAATAATTGCCCTCATA
This genomic interval carries:
- a CDS encoding phosphotransacetylase family protein, with translation MPKSAKHLLIGSSEAYSGKSAVILGLAHQLKEKGLSISYGKPIGTCLSESKTDNIDEDVRFIAQTLGLPKQQVLPTLLSLDEATITRRLSGIDHVNYYHQLQESLHTSTGDLVLLEGAGTLEEGRLFNLSLLQMTEAIDASVVLVARFRSSLVVESLLSAKQQLGDRLVGVLINDVPPTHLETIDSYIKPFLERHEIEVLGVLPYNDILRSVSVAELVHQLNAEVVCRPDRLDLMVQSLKIGAMNVNSALEYLRKGHNMAVVTGGDRTDIQLAALETSTQCLILTGRLTPNSAVLSRAEDLEIPILSVDLDTLTTVEIIDRTFGQVRLHEPIKVQTVRQMMADYFNVDRLLAKIGMEPVATAS